A genome region from Bacteroides stercoris ATCC 43183 includes the following:
- a CDS encoding fimbrillin family protein — protein sequence MRKILLVALTAAAMVSCSENEGFENESTMNRIKFGTVVKTGTKTLVATTENFSKFTVSAYKTTDDMGGTVQLNTGFMDDIEVDKSSGEWKYKGDYYWPASGKLQFFATSPAQTLDITTAAGYPKFEYAVKAVDSQEDLVAANVINQVKSESAISLPFQHLLTQVNFTIKGDVADFIYTVSKLVIKGAKDKATFTFDGSSTVGAWSNLAESASGVTYEYTGTPVSVTPTAAEPDAFTAFETSGNALFMLMPQDDLTGVTLEITYTAAPKDKSSEYTWNDTKVVNLTGSWGMGKNIRYTLTLTNNATPIKFTPNVGIWTNEDGTFTGL from the coding sequence ATGAGAAAAATTTTATTGGTGGCTTTAACAGCCGCAGCAATGGTAAGTTGCTCTGAAAATGAAGGGTTTGAGAATGAAAGTACAATGAACCGGATTAAATTCGGGACAGTGGTGAAGACCGGAACAAAGACATTGGTTGCCACTACTGAGAATTTCAGTAAGTTTACTGTAAGCGCTTATAAAACAACAGATGACATGGGAGGAACTGTACAGTTGAATACGGGGTTTATGGATGATATAGAAGTTGATAAATCAAGCGGGGAATGGAAGTATAAGGGCGATTACTACTGGCCTGCCTCCGGTAAATTGCAATTTTTTGCTACCTCACCGGCGCAAACTTTGGATATTACTACTGCTGCCGGTTATCCGAAATTCGAGTATGCGGTGAAGGCGGTTGACAGTCAGGAAGATCTGGTTGCTGCCAACGTAATAAATCAGGTAAAGTCTGAGTCAGCCATTTCTCTTCCTTTCCAGCATCTTCTGACGCAGGTGAACTTTACAATCAAGGGTGATGTTGCCGATTTTATTTATACCGTATCGAAATTGGTGATTAAAGGTGCAAAGGATAAGGCTACTTTTACTTTTGACGGAAGCAGCACTGTGGGGGCTTGGAGTAACCTGGCAGAGTCTGCTTCGGGCGTGACATACGAATACACCGGCACTCCCGTATCCGTTACTCCGACTGCTGCAGAACCTGATGCTTTTACTGCTTTTGAGACTTCCGGCAATGCTTTGTTTATGCTGATGCCTCAAGACGACCTGACAGGCGTTACTTTGGAGATTACCTATACTGCTGCACCGAAAGATAAATCAAGTGAGTATACCTGGAACGATACCAAGGTCGTTAACCTTACAGGCAGTTGGGGCATGGGCAAGAATATTCGGTATACATTGACGCTGACCAACAATGCTACTCCTATTAAGTTTACTCCGAATGTTGGCATATGGACCAATGAGGACGGAACATTCACCGGGCTATAA
- a CDS encoding DUF5119 domain-containing protein encodes MNVVENIRYNVPLPLFCLLIILSGCNFREVLDDYPVSGVQITLDWTGVAENLPETVRVIFYLKDAEGRKVDGYLPAAGGEMKVPPGHYAMIVYNYNTECVCIEGDECYGTIRAYTERCIGMDAGEDMIWSPDDFYVVALDDVEIAKSEAAMVMKLKPERVVSSYSFAVKVDGVENISAVVCYVSGLNGGYFLGRRLCTLAEVPVYVENDCKNGLLQGHFSHFRLPKSADTRGDSPVVLTIRIIKVDKQVQEIQVDIKELITPPTSGEEEEIQPAPDGEIHIEVPVPDGQITVEVDKEEGGNSGIGGDIGDWDDETNVDIIV; translated from the coding sequence ATGAATGTGGTGGAAAATATCAGATATAATGTACCGTTGCCTCTGTTCTGTCTGTTGATAATCCTGTCAGGGTGCAATTTCAGGGAGGTGCTGGACGATTATCCTGTCAGTGGCGTACAGATAACGCTGGACTGGACGGGAGTTGCGGAGAATTTGCCGGAGACCGTGCGGGTAATATTTTATCTGAAAGATGCCGAAGGGCGGAAAGTAGACGGCTATTTGCCGGCTGCCGGCGGGGAAATGAAAGTACCGCCCGGCCATTATGCAATGATAGTTTACAACTATAATACGGAATGTGTCTGCATAGAAGGCGATGAGTGCTATGGTACTATCAGGGCATATACGGAACGGTGTATTGGAATGGATGCCGGAGAGGATATGATTTGGTCGCCGGACGATTTCTACGTTGTGGCGTTGGATGATGTGGAAATAGCAAAAAGCGAAGCGGCTATGGTGATGAAACTGAAACCGGAACGGGTAGTAAGCAGTTATTCGTTTGCCGTGAAGGTGGATGGTGTAGAAAATATATCGGCTGTTGTGTGCTACGTCAGCGGGTTGAATGGCGGTTATTTTCTCGGTAGAAGGCTGTGTACACTTGCAGAAGTGCCCGTTTATGTGGAGAATGATTGTAAAAACGGACTGTTGCAGGGGCATTTTTCGCATTTCAGGCTTCCGAAAAGTGCGGATACGCGGGGCGATAGTCCGGTAGTGCTGACCATCAGGATTATCAAGGTGGATAAGCAGGTACAGGAGATACAGGTTGATATCAAAGAGCTGATAACACCTCCGACCTCCGGTGAGGAAGAAGAAATACAGCCTGCTCCTGATGGGGAAATACATATTGAGGTGCCTGTTCCCGATGGACAGATTACGGTAGAGGTGGATAAGGAAGAAGGTGGAAATAGCGGTATCGGAGGTGATATAGGTGATTGGGATGATGAAACGAATGTGGATATAATCGTGTAG
- a CDS encoding DUF3575 domain-containing protein — MVNRIYIVTLIILFFLSVGRASVRADILMVVNSVMLDSVIKPDEWREVYRWVLADKNVPDRKEVLMLIRYHYGNFGKLTELLFYLNEGKACKYLLQFVFPRIGSYTVHSKEFPIAGIRMPEKALPVMSAGSGELVPTAFPEKRKRLGPSHKVMVALKNNMIYDLALAPNVEVEFSTGKRWSLNTEYKCPWWLNCRNGFCYQLLSGGVEVRCWLGNRNLCNRLTGYFLGLYTEGGVYDFQLKEESGIRGKYYMTSGLSCGYARRITGHLAIECSLGIGYLTTEYCKYTSYKGELVRTNGGHFHFVGPTKVAVSLVWHITAGQ, encoded by the coding sequence ATGGTGAACCGTATCTATATAGTAACTCTTATAATACTCTTTTTTTTATCAGTGGGAAGAGCATCTGTACGGGCGGACATATTGATGGTTGTAAACAGTGTAATGCTGGACTCGGTTATAAAACCGGACGAATGGAGAGAAGTATATCGGTGGGTACTCGCTGATAAGAATGTGCCGGACAGGAAAGAGGTTTTGATGTTAATCCGGTATCATTATGGGAATTTCGGCAAATTGACGGAACTGTTGTTCTATCTGAACGAAGGCAAGGCCTGTAAATATCTGTTGCAGTTTGTTTTTCCGCGGATAGGCAGCTATACGGTACATTCGAAGGAGTTTCCTATTGCCGGAATACGGATGCCGGAGAAGGCACTGCCGGTAATGTCTGCCGGTAGCGGAGAACTGGTTCCGACTGCGTTCCCTGAGAAAAGAAAAAGGCTGGGACCATCACATAAGGTTATGGTAGCTCTGAAGAATAATATGATATATGATTTGGCGTTGGCTCCGAATGTGGAAGTTGAGTTTTCGACAGGAAAGAGGTGGTCTTTGAATACTGAATATAAATGTCCTTGGTGGTTGAACTGTCGGAACGGCTTTTGTTATCAGCTTCTTTCGGGAGGTGTGGAAGTACGCTGTTGGCTGGGCAACAGAAATCTGTGTAACAGATTGACAGGGTATTTTCTGGGGCTATATACCGAGGGAGGAGTATATGATTTTCAGTTGAAAGAAGAGAGTGGCATTCGCGGTAAGTATTATATGACTTCGGGGCTGAGCTGCGGATATGCACGCAGAATAACCGGGCACCTTGCAATCGAGTGCAGTTTGGGAATAGGTTATTTGACAACGGAATACTGTAAATATACCTCTTATAAAGGGGAATTAGTCCGAACTAATGGAGGACACTTTCATTTTGTGGGTCCTACAAAGGTAGCGGTCTCTTTAGTATGGCATATAACGGCAGGACAATGA